The segment CTGAGGGGTTTCGGCGGCATCGTTCCCAACCATCGTTTCGCGGCCCCAGACCGGGATCGATTCCAACCAAGGCAATGCCATGGCAACGCCGGCACCACGCAGCAGTGTTCGTCGGTTGACAGCAGGGTTCATGGGGAAGGTTCCGTTTCAGAGGAAGGGGCGGAGTCGACGGAGGCAAGTTGAACGCGTTTGTTGCGGAACGCGGGGCTGGTCACGATCGTTTCGATCATGGATGAAAAGCGGTGCTCGTTGGCTTGCAGATTCGATTTCATCTCGGCCACCAGGGATTCATCCGAAAGTTGCAGCGATCGTCCGAGAGCGTACGCCAGCAACTTGCGGCACAGGTGTTCGACAAAGTCGTCTTCGCGATCGCGGCGGATGTAATCTCGCAGACCTTGGATGCCGTCACCTTGGCCGCCATCAGGAAACACGACGCTGGCGTCGATCGAACGTCCACCCAGGTCGGCGTCTCGCATTTCACCGACGGGGCCGTAGCCTTCGAAGACCAGTCCCATCGAGTCGATTCGTTCGTGGCACCCGGCGCAGCTGGGGTGTTCGCGATGCCGCGCAAGGGCCTCGCGAATCGTCAGGTCGCCCAGTTTGGATTCGTCTTCGGGAAGCTCAGGGACTTCGGCCGGAGGAGCCGGGACGTGCTCGCCGAGCATGCGCTGCACGACCCAGTTGCCCCGCTGCACGGGGCTGGTTCTCAGACCCGGTGAATTGCGAGTCAGGAAGACTCCCATCGGTAGCAAGCCACCGCGTCCAAACTGGTTCGCGTTGGGAAGTTGAATCCAGCCATCGGTGGAGGCGGAGGCTTTCAACAGCGAGTCGAATTGCTGTTCCTCGACCCCGTAGTGCATCGCCAATTCGCGATTGACGAAGGTGTGATCTGCATACAACAAATCAAGCACCGATCCATCGCGTTCGATCACGTCGGTGAAGAAACGCAGGGGTTCTTCCAGCATGGATTGCCGTAGGTCGTCGGTGAACGTCGGGAACCGTTCTCGGTCAACGCCGTTGTGCTGGTCAAAGCGGCGGAAGTTCAACCAGTTGCCCATGAATTCGCGAAGGAAGCCTTGGCTGCGATCGTCCTGCAACATGCGGCGCGTCTGTTCGATCAGGACGCCAGGGTCTTGCAGCTGATCCTTCGACGCCAGCGCCATCAGCGTTTCATCCGGCATGCTTGACCATAGGAAGTAGCTCAAGCGATTGGCCAGCGAGAATGAGTCCAGCGGTTCAACGCCGGTGGGCAATTTGGGGTTGTCCTGGGCTGACGTGTTCGGGGCCGACGTGTTTGGGCCAGATTGGGCTGGACGGGATTGAGTTGGGTCGACGCGATAGCAGAAGTGCGGCGACATCAAGATTCGCACGATGCAGTCGCGAATGGATTCCTCGTGATCCAGTTCGCCTTCGGTTCGCAAGTATTGATAGAACGCGAGCAGTGAATCTTGGTCGGTTTGCTCGAGTGGGCGGCGGTAGGCTCGTTCAGCAAACTGCAGCATCGCTTCGAGTTGGACCGGTTCCGATTCTTCGCGAATTTTTTCGAGCGAACGGAAGGTTTTGGAGAGGTCGTCGAAGTAACGCCGAATCGCGGCCAAGGCCTTGGGGCTGGCCCCGACCCGTTCCGCTTTTTCGGCGTAGGTGTCGCGTAGGCCACGGACCTTTTCTTCGGCGATGCAGTCCTTGTCTTCAGCACGGTACCGGTCGAAAACTCGGTCTCGCATGAAAGCGGAGTCCGTGCGGTCAAACCAAATGAAGCCCGCATATTGACGCATCGGAGCGGAGGTGACGAAGTCCAGTTCCAGCCAGAGACGATCGAGCATTTCTCGCTGGGCATCCGTGAGCATCAAGTCGCAAAGCGGTTCGTCGTCGCGAAAGTACCCCATTTGGCTATGGAACCCGGCACTCAAGAAACGTCCCTTGAGCTTCTTCTCGTTCTTTTGATCCAGGTACACGCGAGCCCGCTCGGAGACCAAGAACTGATCCGGAAAGACGTTGCAGAATCGATCCAGCTCTTTTGCATAGGTCGCTTGTTCGGATTCCGATTCCGGGATCTGCATGGATGCGACGACGGCGTCCTTGGCGGGCAGGTCAAGCTGACTTGGGTCAAAGGTCTTCATCAACTCCGGCAGTGGCGGAAGTTGATCTGCTGCGAAGCGTCGTCGATTGGCAATGAATTGACGGTTCTTCCAAAGCACCAACGATTGCGAGCCCGAATTCATCTCGGGCGCGGTCAGGTTGGGCACGTCCGGGATCAACGCTTGGCGAAGCGACTCGATGAAGGTCGCCATGGTTTCACAATGTTGTCGGGCTTCTGAATCAGAAGCGTTCGATTGGGCAACTTCATGCCAAATCGTTCTCAAGGCGAAGATCGGGCCGATGGACGCTTGGTTCAGCTCGTTTGTTTCTTCGCTTTGCAACCGGTCTTCGTTCAGCAAGTTGCTCAACAGCTGACAGTAACGAACGCTGACGCCCTGTTGGGACGCCAGTTCCTCAAGTGAATGCTGTGTCGGCGATTGGTGGTGTTTCCAAACCACGAACAAGTGGTCCGAGACACGGGTGTTTTGTTGACGATAGAAATCGATGATGCGATTGACGCAAAACTTGTCGCGATCGGTTTCGGTGATCACGGGATGCGGTGCGAATTCGAGTCCTGCGGGCGTGATCGCCATGTGCTCGGAGACGCGTCGAGCCGCCTGCAGGTACTTCTTGAGCAGCGCGGGTGACATCGTCAGTGATTCACCAGAGTTGTCGAACCCGGCTTCGTTGGCGGGATCGATGGGGAAGTCGGCTGCGGGACGAATGTCGACGCCGGTGAGGTCACGGATGGTGCGGTCGTATTCTGCGCTGCTGAGTCGCCGCGCCAGCACCATCCCCGGGTCACCGCTGGTTCGCTTGGCTTCCGCTGCTTTCAGGGATTCGATCCAAGCGATCACCGCGTCTCGCTGCTCGGCGTTTGGTTGGATGTCCGAGTCTTCGGGTGGCATGTCACCCACTTCCAAGCGGTCCAAGACGACTGCCCAGTGGCGGAATCGTTTCACGACATCGTCGATGTTTTGGTCGACGCTGAGGTCCAGGTCGCCTTCGGCGGATTGGTCGTCGTGACACTGCAAGCAGTTCTGCTGCAGGAACGGTTGGACCGTGTCTTGGAACACAGTTTCCAGTGAGTCGGAGCCCACGGCGCTGACACAGAAATTGCCAACAAGAAGGGTCAGGGCGAATCGCATGAAATGCATGGCCGCGTCGTTGTAGGAGGGAACGCGAATCGGAGCATGAGGGGGCGGGGGGGACCGCGGCGGGTTCGGTCGAGGTTCGGCAACCAACGATCGAGCCGTCTATCATAACTCATTCCTTTCACGAGCGAGTGGGCAATCCAAGTGGGGGTTGAGATTTTGCAATCTTGGTCCCCTTCACCCATAATGAATGGTCTCTTCTGAGCCACTGGCGGTGCATCGCCGCTGTGTTGGTTACGCCCTTGCCTCATGATTCTCTTCCGCGAGCGATTTCAATGACCGCCGTTCCCACCAATGAAGGAAGCGAATCGGCGACCGTGTCGACGCGTCGCCAGCAACTCGAGCACCATCTGAAAACTTGTCCCACGGATCGCGAGGGGTACCTGGAACTGGCCACGATCTATCGCGAAGAACATCGTCCCTTGCAGGCGGCGAAAGTCTTGCGTCAGGCACATGAGTTGTTTCCGGACGACATGTCAATGTTGTGGGAATTGGAAGAAGCCCAATTGGCTCGGTCGGTCCAGCAGTTGGTGGAGGTGCGAGATTTGGCGACTCGGTTGGGGAATTCCTCCGCCGATCATGAGCTGGATCGTGCGACCACGGACTGGGCCAATTGTCGGCTGAAGGTTTGCCGGGCCCGACTCGCGCGGGATCCTTCGCTGACCTACCTGCACATGGTCCTGGGCGAAGCCCTGTACGACCTGGAACGATACGAGGAAGCGATGGAGGAGTTGGAACCGCTGGTGGATTCTGAAACCCATTCGCCCGGTGCCTACCTGTTGATGGGGCGTTGTCAGTTGTTGCTCAGTCAAGACATGGCGGCGATGAAGTCGCTGCGTCAGGCATCGATCCGGCGTGCGGTGGTCGGGCCTGCGAAAACTCGATCGGCGGCGCTCCGGTTGCTCATTGATTTGGCCGAGCGTCATGGTTTGCATGCCAGTTTGCAATTTTATCAACAATCTCTCCAGGCGATTTCATGAATCAAGCCATCGGTGACCCGGATCAAATTCGCCAGTTCGCATCTCAATTGGCTCGATTCGCGGAGGAGCTGCGGCAACGCGGGACAGGGCTGTCGGCTCAAATGAACCAGCTCGAACAAAGCTGGCGAGACGACCAGCAGAGAAAATTCAATCAAGAATTTCAGGATCAACTGCGGCAACTGCAGCGTTTGGTGCAGGCCACCGACGAGCATGTGCCCTATCTGATGCGGAAAGCAGATCAGTTGGACGCCTACCTGGGACGCTGATCCCGCGATCGCGTTTCCGTCGCTCTGCGACTGCGGGGCGGAGGCGTCGCGTGAGGGAACCGCGGAGCGGTGAAATTTGCCAGCCTCGGGTTTCAACCCGAGGTCTCGGGTGGCGTTCCCGAAACCGGACAGCCACGGCGTGGCGACAGGTGTTGGGAGCGCGTGTCCGGCTGTCGTCGCTCCGCGACTGGGATGATTGTCGGGCGTCGGCGGGCCTTGGGTTGAAACCCAAGGCTGGCGGCTTCCGTCGCTCCGCGACTGGGGTGCGTTTCGATGTCAAACCCATGCTCATTGGGCAGTCATCGCTCTGTGACTGTGGGGTGGAGGCGTCGCGTGAGGGAACCGCGGAGCGGTGGCAGTCGCTAGCCTCGGGTTTCAACCCGAGGTCTTGGATGGCGTTCCCGAACCAGGACAGCCAGGGAGTGGCGACAGGTGTTGGGAACGCGTGTCCGGCTGTCGTCGCTCCGCGACTGGGATGATTGTCGGGGGTCGGCGGGCCTTGGGTTGAAACCCAAGGCTGGCGGCTTCCGTCGCTCCGCGACTGGTTTGCTTTGCGATTAAAAAACAAGGGTTCTTGCAACGAGCGGTCGCAATGTCCACCCTAGGGAAGCGGGAAAGCAGAAATCTCACGCCCCATTCGTCCAAATGACCCTTCAGGCCACTTGGTGAATCGGTCGATACTTCCCGTCTGAACTTGCGATTCAACCTGATAGCGACCCCACTCTGATCAAAGGCACTTCCCAACGATGAGCCAGCACCCGAACTCGTTTCCAAAATTGCACAACGCTGCTTGGCCCGGAGTGGTCGGCAAGGGCGACGACGATGCCAACCCCATCATTCCCTTGGATGAAATGCTTGACCTGACCGCTGCGGCGGAAGTGGACGGGCGGAAATTCGACGGCGTCGATCTGTTTCTGTTCTCGCCTCACGTGTCCATCGACGCGGACGATGCGGAACTGGAAGCCTTGGCCGAAAAGGTTCGCAGCCGATCGCTGAACATCGGCACCGTGGTCGCTCCCGTTTGGGAACCCACCGGCGGCGGAAGCGCTGGCGGCAGTCCTGAAGAAGTCGAAGCGTTCTTGAAGCAAGTTCGCAAGGGCTGCGAGATCGGCAAGAAGTTGCGTGAACTCGGCGTCCGTCCGTATGGATGCATTCGCTTGGACAGCGCGATGGGTGTGGCGGATTGGGTCAAGGATCCTGAGGCCAACCAAAGCAAGATCGCCGACACGTTCAAAGCCGCATCGGATATCGCCGAAGAGTACGACGAACGCCTCGCCGCGGAAGGTGAAATCTGCTGGGGTGGCATGCAGTCTTGGAAGAAGATGGTTGACTTGCTTGAGCGAGTCGGTCATCCCGAGCGATTTGGTTTCCAAGCGGACATGGCTCACACGTTGCTGTACCTGCTTGGTTACAACGCACCGGAAGATGCGATTTTGCCGCAAGACTTTGATTGGGCCGACAAAGAGAAAAAGGCGGCGGCATTGAAAGAGTTGACGCATGCCTTGCGGCCATGGACGATCGACTTTCACGTCGCACAAAATGACGCGACCGTGCACGGCACTGGCAGCCACGACAAAACGGGACGGCACTGCTTGCCCAACGATCCCAACGGCAAATTGGACATCGCCACCGACGCGGGCCACTGGTTGCGTGACGAGCACGGGGACGTGTTGCAGACCTGCAAGCACATTTGCTGGGACGGGTGCATGTTCCCCAACGACGTCATGCACAAGCCTGAGACCTGGAACGAAATCCTGGCAGCGATGCTGAGCGTGCAAGACGCTCACGGCTGGAACGAGTGATTCGAGGTGGTCCCTCGCTCACGCGTCGGGTTGTGGTTTTTTCACGCGTCGGGTTGTGGTTTTTCGTGTGAATCACTTGATCAAGCGACGGCTTTCGCCACTCTGCCAAGAGTTTCATGTCGCTTGCGAAAATGGATTGTCTTCCTGCCGAACTAACTTTTGTGGCGGAAGGGCGTCTGCCCTCCATCTACATCAATCTCCTTCTTCCCCTCAATAACGAATGAAACCTCTGAACATTGGCCTGATCGGCTGCGGCTTCATGGGCCGAACGCACACCAACGGGTACCGCCAAGCTCCGCGTTTCTTTGACCTGGAATACCATCCCGTCTTGAAGGCCGTTTGCGCTCGCAACGAAGAGAAGGCCAAAGCCTTCGCGGAACAGCAGGGTTACGAGTCGGTGGAAACCGATTGGCGCAAACTGCTCGAACGCGATGACATCGACGCGGTTGACGTTTGCACGCCCAACAACTTGCACAAAGAGATCTCGATCGCCGCTGCCGAAGCCGGCAAGATGGTTCTGTGCGAAAAGCCCTTGGCGATGAACACCGCCGAAGGCATCGAAATGTGCGAAGCGGTTGAGAAGGCCGGCGTTCGCAACATGGTTTGGTACAACTATCGTCGTGTCCCCGCCGTGACGTTGGCCAAGCAATTGATTGACGAAGGTCGGCTTGGCAAGATCTTCCATTACCGTGCCAACTTCTTGCAGGACTGGACGATCAACGCCGACGTTCCTCAAGGCGGTGCGGCAACCTGGCGTTTGGATGCGGAAGCCGCTGGCAGCGGCGTGACCGGTGACTTGTTGGCTCACTGCATCGACACCGCTCTGTGGCTCAACGGCAGCATCCAAGATGTTTCGGCCATGACGGAAACGTTCGTCAAGGAACGGGTTCACGCGGAAACCGGCAAGAAGACTCCGGTCAAAATTGACGACGCGTGCTCCTTCCTTTGTCACTTTGACAATGGTTCGCTCGGGTTGTTCGAGTCGACTCGTTATGCTCGCGGTCACAAGGCGTTGAACACGTTGGAAATCAACGGTGAGTTCGGCTCCCTGCGTTGGGACCTGCACGACTTGCATCGCTTGGAATTCTTCGACCACAACGACGACAGCATTGTCCGCGGTTGGCGCAGCATCCATGTCAGTGATGGCGATCACCCTTACATGGCCAACTGGTGGGTTCCAGGGTTGCAGATCGGCTATGAGCACACCTTTGTGCACCAAGTGGCCGACTTCTTGAAGTCGTTGGAATCGGACCAGCCCGCTGCGCCGACTTTCCGCGATGCACTGGAAACCCAGCGTGTTTGCGATGCCGTGTTGGACAGTGCCGCGACCCGCAGCTGGAAAGACGTGAAGTGAATTCCGTCGACCTGGCTGGTTTAGCAGAGTTGTTTCCCGCCGATCGGTTTCGGACCGACTCAGCGGCTCAGGCGGCCTTCGAATCAGACGGGTTGCTCGCTTATACCGCTCGACCTCGCGGGGTGGTCTTTCCCGAGACCGCTGACGAGGTCGTTTCCGCGGTGCGTTGGTGTTACGAGCATCACGTGCCGGTGGTCGCTCGAGGCAGTGGCACGGGCCTCTCCGGAGGCGCGATGCCGCATCGCGACGGGATTGTGATTGCGCTGAATCGGCTGAACCGAATCTTGCACGTTGACCCCGTCGAACGAACCGCGACGGTCCAGTGCGGGGTGGTGAACCTCGCCGTTTCCCAAGCCGCTCGGCCGCATGGTTTGTACTTCGCGCCGGATCCTTCCAGCCAATCCGTGTGCACGATCGGTGGCAACATCGCGTTCAATTCCGGGGGTGCTCACTGCCTGAAATATGGCATGACCGCCGGGCACACCTTGGCGATGGATGTGGTGCTGGGCGATGGGACCGTGACCAGTATCGGTGGGTCGTCGTTGGAGCATGCTGGCCCGGACACCACAGGTTTCTTCTGTGGCAACGAAGGCATGCTGGGGATCGCTTTGCAAGCGACGTTGCGATTGCTGCCGTTGCCGGAAGTCTTTCACACCGTTTTGGTGGGGTACGACGACATCCGGGCGGCCGGGAATGCCGTCGGGGCGATCATCGCTGCGAATCTATTGCCGGGTGCGATGGAAATCATGGACGCGATGTCGATTCGCGCCGCCGAAGCCGCGGTGGCCTGTGGCTATCCCAAGAACGCCAACAGTGTGTTGATCGTGGAGCTGGAAGGTTCTGCGGAACGCGTCGCGATGGAAAGGGAAATTCTGGCCGACGTGATCGACAGCACTCACCCGTCCGCGGTCGAGATCGCTGCCAACGACGCCGAGCGACTGGCGATATGGAAAGGCCGCAAATCGGTGTTCTCAGCGGCGGGGCGATTGAGCCCTGACTTCCTGGTTCAGGATGGCGTTGTGCCGCGGCGGCGATTGGGAGAAGCCCTCGAGCGAATCGAGGCGATGAGCCGCGAATGTGGCGTGCCCGTTGCAAATGTTTTTCATGCGGGCGATGGCAACTTGCACCCGCTGATCATGTACGACGGGAAGATTCCCGGTGCCTTTGACAAGGCCAATGAGTTCGCTCATTCAATCCTTCGGTTGTGTATCGAAATGGGCGGTTCCATCACGGGCGAGCACGGCGTTGGAGTCGAGAAACGGGGTGTCTTCGCCGAGATGTTTGACGAACCCACGATTGATTTGATGCACCGCGTGCGAGCGGAAATGGACCCTCACGAGATTTGCAATCGAGGCAAGATGTTTCCGGATGCCGAGTCCCCTGCCCTGTCCACCTCCGGGTTGCATCCCTTGGAAAAAGCGGGAGTGATCTTCCGTGAGTGAATCCGAATCCACTTCCACATCTGCCATGCCAGCCAGCATCGAAGCTCCCGAATCCGTGAGTCACTGGGTCGAACTGATCCGCGATTGGAATGCTTCGTCGGCCGGGGAGCGTTTGATTCCGGTCGGTCGATGCAGCAAGCCTGGGTTGTCGCTTGCCAACCTTGGACAGGATTCTGGCTCGAAGATCGATTCACCAGCGAGTTCGCTGCGGCGAGTTTCCACGCGAAATTTGTCTGGGATCCTTCAGCACGACCCTTCCGAGTTCACTATCTCGGTCGCCTCAGGAACGCCGCTCAAAGAAGTCATCGCTGCGCTCGCGAAGCACGGTCAAACCCTGCCCTTCGATCCACCCCGAGCAGGAATGGGAGCGACGATTGGTGGCTGCGTCGCCTCGGGATGGAGCGGTCCCGGTCGCTGGCGATACGGAGGCCTACGCGACTTCATCTTGGCCGCTTCGTTCCTGGATGGATTGGGCAACGAAGTTCACACCGGCGCCCCTGTGGTCAAGAACGCAGCCGGGTTCGACTTTCCCAAGTTGATGGTCGGAAGCCTCGGTCGATTGGGGGTGTTGACGCGATTGACGTTCAAGGTCTTTCCCCAGTCCGTCGATCCGCAAACGTGGGCCGTCAAATGTGGCGACCTCGCCATGGCCACCCGGCACATGCAAACCTTGACCCGACTGCCGATTGAGTTGGACGCGATCGAGTTGTGCCAGCCCGGCATGACCGATCCAGAAGACTGGTGCATTGTATTGCGAGTGCCCGGACCGCCGTCGGTGGCGAAGTCCATCATGGATCGTGTACGGGAGACAGTGGGTCAGGCGGGGTCACTTGAGTTGTCGGAAGAGCATGCCCAAAAATCATGGTCGAAGTTGCTGGATGTCCCCGGAGAAGTGTCGGTTCGTATTCCGATCACGCCGCGGCAAATTGAAACGGCGGTTCAGTCGTTTCCCCAAGAGTTGACGCAACGAGGGTGGAAGATGCATTTCGGTCTGGCGGGCAATGTCATGTTCGTGACGGGGGCGGGTGACCTGACGGTGTTGGATGCTTGGTTGATGCAGCATTCCTTGGCTGGCTTGGTTCTCGACCCAGGCGAAACAAACCCACTTGGAACTCAGATCGGAATGTGGCGGCACGACGAAGTGGTCGTGCGCGTGTCTCGCGCGATCGATCCGCATCGATGCTTTGCACCGTTTCAGTTTGGCGAGCCAAAGCACACACAACGCACGGAGGCCTAATCGCCATGCAGCATGACATTCCCTTGGAAAGTTCTGGACCCAACGCGGATGCGATGGCGGAAGCCGTCAGCACCTGCATTCGTTGTGGTTTTTGCTTGTCGGCCTGTCCGACCTATGACGTGTTGCAACGTGAATCGGATTCGCCGCGGGGACGCATCATTCTGATGAAAGAGGTGTTGGAAGGTTCGATGTCGGCCGACGAAGCGGCGCCTCACCTGGACGCTTGTTTGGGTTGCTTGGCGTGTGAGCCCGCTTGTCCTTCCGGGGTGTCGTACCGACACCTGCTGAGTCCTTATCGTTCGCTCGTTCGAGAACGCATTTCTGTCGCTTGGCCACAAAGGTTGCAGCGCTGGTTGACTGCTCAAACGTTGCCTTACCCCAAGCGGTTTCGCTTCGCGGCGCGGATGGGATTGATAGGCAAAACGTTCTCTGCCTTGGTTCCATCGGTCCTGCGTCCGATGTTGGATTTGCTGCCAGAAACCTTGCCTGCTGCAAAGGAACTGCAGTCTCGTTACGCACCGCTGGGTGACCAAGTCGGCCGTGTCGCGTTGCTGGCCGGATGCGCCCAACAGGTCCTGGCACCTTCAATCAATGAAGCCACGATCCATGTGCTGCGGCACATTGGTTTGGAAGTGGTGGTGCCAACCGAACAGAGTTGCTGTGGTTCGCTGGCTTGGCATGTCGGCGACGGTGATCGAGCGGCCAAGTTCGCTCGCAACAACGTGCGTGCGTTTTCCAGTGACTCTCAGCCGATCGATGCGATTGTCACCAACGCCGCCGGTTGCGGATCGGGCATGCAAGAGTACGGCATGATCTTGCGTGGCACGGACATCGAGTCGCAGGCGATGGCATTGGCCAACACGGTGAAAGACGTTTCGGTGGTGGTGTGCGAGCATGCGGATCGGTTGCGTTTGCGACGGCCTGGGTTGGTTCACGAGGGCGAGGCCGTGGTGCGGGTGGCCTATCACGACGCGTGTCATCTGGCCAACGCCCAAGGCGTGCGAGTGCAACCACGTGAGTTGCTTCGCCGGGTCCCGGATGTGGAGCTGGTGGATGTTGCGGAGGCACACTTGTGTTGTGGCTCAGCGGGAACTTACAACTTGGATCAACCCGAAACCGCGGATGAACTTGGACGTCGGAAAGCCAAGGCGGTGATGGCGACGGGTGCCCCGATTGTGGTCAGTGGCAACATCGGTTGTTTGACGCAGTTGCAGACGCATCTGAATTCAATGGCGACCGAAGCTCATCCGGCCCCGCGGGTGATGCACACGATGGAATTCTTGAGTGCGTGCTTGGACGAGTCCCCGCTGAATTGAATCCCATTCTGATTCCCAAATAACCCCGAATCCCAGCGGCCACGATGAGTGCAAACGAATTGTCTTTGAACGAATTGGAAGCGTTGGCCCGTCAGGAGAACGTCCACGGGAAGACCGTCGACTGTTTGCTCGCACTGCAGTCCGACGACGAGGAAGTCCGGACTTGGGCGAGCGAGGTTCTGTCGGGATCGGTCGAGCCAAGTGCGGATGAAGAAGAGGAGATGGCAGGCCTGCTGGAGTCGGTTTTGTACGACGGCGAAGAAGGCAACCGCTGGGATGCTTTGGCGGTGGACCAGCTTTACTGGACCGCCACGATGCTCGGGCGTTTAAGCCAGTTGGACCCCTCGACCTGGAAGGTTCTGCGAGAACTTGCCGAATCCCAGTCCACCACGCTCGCCGCTGCCGCCAAACGTGCCCAATCGGTCATCGAGCGCTTGGGGTGAGTGACGATTGCTCGAATCAGTGAGCCTGGTTGAGGAAGGCTTGGGACGTGGAGTCCGGCAATGCTCTCCACAACGATGGAGGTTTGCACCCTGTCATCGACGGTATTGGGGCAGACTCATTCACCTTAAGCGTTTGCAATTCCCAAGACGCTGAAGTCCGAGATGAGCCCGTCTGCGGTTGCTTGCCGGAAGTCACCGCTCGATCGTCACCTGGCAAAATTTCATTTTGCCC is part of the Rhodopirellula islandica genome and harbors:
- a CDS encoding FAD-binding oxidoreductase, which gives rise to MNSVDLAGLAELFPADRFRTDSAAQAAFESDGLLAYTARPRGVVFPETADEVVSAVRWCYEHHVPVVARGSGTGLSGGAMPHRDGIVIALNRLNRILHVDPVERTATVQCGVVNLAVSQAARPHGLYFAPDPSSQSVCTIGGNIAFNSGGAHCLKYGMTAGHTLAMDVVLGDGTVTSIGGSSLEHAGPDTTGFFCGNEGMLGIALQATLRLLPLPEVFHTVLVGYDDIRAAGNAVGAIIAANLLPGAMEIMDAMSIRAAEAAVACGYPKNANSVLIVELEGSAERVAMEREILADVIDSTHPSAVEIAANDAERLAIWKGRKSVFSAAGRLSPDFLVQDGVVPRRRLGEALERIEAMSRECGVPVANVFHAGDGNLHPLIMYDGKIPGAFDKANEFAHSILRLCIEMGGSITGEHGVGVEKRGVFAEMFDEPTIDLMHRVRAEMDPHEICNRGKMFPDAESPALSTSGLHPLEKAGVIFRE
- a CDS encoding Gfo/Idh/MocA family protein; this encodes MKPLNIGLIGCGFMGRTHTNGYRQAPRFFDLEYHPVLKAVCARNEEKAKAFAEQQGYESVETDWRKLLERDDIDAVDVCTPNNLHKEISIAAAEAGKMVLCEKPLAMNTAEGIEMCEAVEKAGVRNMVWYNYRRVPAVTLAKQLIDEGRLGKIFHYRANFLQDWTINADVPQGGAATWRLDAEAAGSGVTGDLLAHCIDTALWLNGSIQDVSAMTETFVKERVHAETGKKTPVKIDDACSFLCHFDNGSLGLFESTRYARGHKALNTLEINGEFGSLRWDLHDLHRLEFFDHNDDSIVRGWRSIHVSDGDHPYMANWWVPGLQIGYEHTFVHQVADFLKSLESDQPAAPTFRDALETQRVCDAVLDSAATRSWKDVK
- a CDS encoding FAD-binding oxidoreductase, giving the protein MSESESTSTSAMPASIEAPESVSHWVELIRDWNASSAGERLIPVGRCSKPGLSLANLGQDSGSKIDSPASSLRRVSTRNLSGILQHDPSEFTISVASGTPLKEVIAALAKHGQTLPFDPPRAGMGATIGGCVASGWSGPGRWRYGGLRDFILAASFLDGLGNEVHTGAPVVKNAAGFDFPKLMVGSLGRLGVLTRLTFKVFPQSVDPQTWAVKCGDLAMATRHMQTLTRLPIELDAIELCQPGMTDPEDWCIVLRVPGPPSVAKSIMDRVRETVGQAGSLELSEEHAQKSWSKLLDVPGEVSVRIPITPRQIETAVQSFPQELTQRGWKMHFGLAGNVMFVTGAGDLTVLDAWLMQHSLAGLVLDPGETNPLGTQIGMWRHDEVVVRVSRAIDPHRCFAPFQFGEPKHTQRTEA
- a CDS encoding DUF1592 domain-containing protein; this encodes MHFMRFALTLLVGNFCVSAVGSDSLETVFQDTVQPFLQQNCLQCHDDQSAEGDLDLSVDQNIDDVVKRFRHWAVVLDRLEVGDMPPEDSDIQPNAEQRDAVIAWIESLKAAEAKRTSGDPGMVLARRLSSAEYDRTIRDLTGVDIRPAADFPIDPANEAGFDNSGESLTMSPALLKKYLQAARRVSEHMAITPAGLEFAPHPVITETDRDKFCVNRIIDFYRQQNTRVSDHLFVVWKHHQSPTQHSLEELASQQGVSVRYCQLLSNLLNEDRLQSEETNELNQASIGPIFALRTIWHEVAQSNASDSEARQHCETMATFIESLRQALIPDVPNLTAPEMNSGSQSLVLWKNRQFIANRRRFAADQLPPLPELMKTFDPSQLDLPAKDAVVASMQIPESESEQATYAKELDRFCNVFPDQFLVSERARVYLDQKNEKKLKGRFLSAGFHSQMGYFRDDEPLCDLMLTDAQREMLDRLWLELDFVTSAPMRQYAGFIWFDRTDSAFMRDRVFDRYRAEDKDCIAEEKVRGLRDTYAEKAERVGASPKALAAIRRYFDDLSKTFRSLEKIREESEPVQLEAMLQFAERAYRRPLEQTDQDSLLAFYQYLRTEGELDHEESIRDCIVRILMSPHFCYRVDPTQSRPAQSGPNTSAPNTSAQDNPKLPTGVEPLDSFSLANRLSYFLWSSMPDETLMALASKDQLQDPGVLIEQTRRMLQDDRSQGFLREFMGNWLNFRRFDQHNGVDRERFPTFTDDLRQSMLEEPLRFFTDVIERDGSVLDLLYADHTFVNRELAMHYGVEEQQFDSLLKASASTDGWIQLPNANQFGRGGLLPMGVFLTRNSPGLRTSPVQRGNWVVQRMLGEHVPAPPAEVPELPEDESKLGDLTIREALARHREHPSCAGCHERIDSMGLVFEGYGPVGEMRDADLGGRSIDASVVFPDGGQGDGIQGLRDYIRRDREDDFVEHLCRKLLAYALGRSLQLSDESLVAEMKSNLQANEHRFSSMIETIVTSPAFRNKRVQLASVDSAPSSETEPSP
- a CDS encoding WXG100 family type VII secretion target, whose amino-acid sequence is MNQAIGDPDQIRQFASQLARFAEELRQRGTGLSAQMNQLEQSWRDDQQRKFNQEFQDQLRQLQRLVQATDEHVPYLMRKADQLDAYLGR
- a CDS encoding tetratricopeptide repeat protein, whose amino-acid sequence is MTAVPTNEGSESATVSTRRQQLEHHLKTCPTDREGYLELATIYREEHRPLQAAKVLRQAHELFPDDMSMLWELEEAQLARSVQQLVEVRDLATRLGNSSADHELDRATTDWANCRLKVCRARLARDPSLTYLHMVLGEALYDLERYEEAMEELEPLVDSETHSPGAYLLMGRCQLLLSQDMAAMKSLRQASIRRAVVGPAKTRSAALRLLIDLAERHGLHASLQFYQQSLQAIS
- a CDS encoding sugar phosphate isomerase/epimerase family protein gives rise to the protein MSQHPNSFPKLHNAAWPGVVGKGDDDANPIIPLDEMLDLTAAAEVDGRKFDGVDLFLFSPHVSIDADDAELEALAEKVRSRSLNIGTVVAPVWEPTGGGSAGGSPEEVEAFLKQVRKGCEIGKKLRELGVRPYGCIRLDSAMGVADWVKDPEANQSKIADTFKAASDIAEEYDERLAAEGEICWGGMQSWKKMVDLLERVGHPERFGFQADMAHTLLYLLGYNAPEDAILPQDFDWADKEKKAAALKELTHALRPWTIDFHVAQNDATVHGTGSHDKTGRHCLPNDPNGKLDIATDAGHWLRDEHGDVLQTCKHICWDGCMFPNDVMHKPETWNEILAAMLSVQDAHGWNE